The Methanolobus sp. WCC4 genome includes the window GACTTAAGTATGCGCAAGCATACAATTACATTTCCTGTTTTTCCCGGGCCTTACGTTTAAGCCCATATTCACATATTTTCCAGCTTCTGTCGTATCAGGCAAAATAACCTAATACGGAATAATAGATTATACCTGTAAAGATAAAAGAGAGAGATAATATGGACAAATTCATGCAAACAGCCATCGAAGAAGCAAAGAAGGGACTTGAAGAAGGCGGGATCCCCATAGGTTCGGTCCTTGTGAAAGACGGAAAAATCATTGGAAGAGGACATAACAGGAGAGTACAACACGATGATCCGCTGGCACATGCTGAGATAGACTGCATCCGCAGCGCTGGAAGGATCGGCAAATATGCCGGAACCACCATCTATTCAACTTTGATGCCATGTTACCTCTGTGCAGGGGCGATAGTGCAATTCGGTATCAAAAAAGTGATTGCAGGAGAATCAAAGACTTTCGATGGTGCAGCAGAATTCATGAAAGAGCACGGAGTAGAGGTCATCGACCTTGATATCGATGAATGTAAGATGATCATGAAAGCTTTCATTCAGGAAAGACCGGAAATATGGAATGAGGATATAGGCAAATAGGATCTTACGCTTTCTTTACAGTTGCCCAGAAGACGCTTCCTTTTCCTGCAGGATTATCCTCCACACCTATCCTGCCACCATGAAGCTCGACTATCCTCTTCGCTATGGCAAGACCAAGGCCGGAACCTTTTACTGCCTTTTTCTTTTCGGTCAGGCGACTGAACCGGTCGAAGATAAGCTCTTTATCTTTTTCAGGTATACCTTCACCGGAGTCGGTTACCGATACCTTCCACTCATCCCCTGCATCCATTATATCGATACTTACTGCACTGTTCGATGGACCATACTTGATCGCATTAGAAATGAAATTCACGAAAACACCGTCAACAAGAGGATTCAGAACAGCAGGATGAGGGTCATCGAGCCTCATATCCAGCAATATATCCTTTGCCATAAGCTGAGGTTGTAATTCCTCTACAACATTGCGAATTATGCCATTGAGGTCCATTGGCTTGAACTCAAGTTTGTCGATATCCTCAAGTCTTGCGAACTTAGCAGCTGACTCTATCATCTCTATAAGACGGGAAGCATTGTTATCGATCAAATGGAGTTTATGCAGCTTGCTCTCATCAGACTCATCATGCAGGAGCATATCAGTAAAGCCTTTTATAATACCGGCCGGATTCAGAAGATCATGACTGAGTATATCGGTAAAGAGGTCCTTCAATTCATTCGAGCTCTTGAGCTCAGAAGCGTATTGATTGAGTTTGGCCTCTACCTCCTTACGTTCAGAGACATCCCTTACCACAGATACCATTCCATGATCAAGAGCAGTGATCGACACTTCCTGGAAAAAGCTGTTTCCATCCTTTTTCCTTCCAAGCAGCTCACCTTTCCATTCACCTTTTGAATAGAACTCAGGCAATATCTCATCAATGAACCTCTCTTTTTCATGCTCATCGTAAAGGAGTTCCCATGACTTTCCTATGAGTTCCGCAGGGTCATCATACCCGAAGATACTTGCGTGAGCATGGTTGACGTAAGTGTAGACACCATTCCGGTCCATGATACACATTCCATCGACGGAAGCCTCCATGGCACCGGTTTGTTCTTTGAGTTTTTCCTCTGCTTTTTTTCTTTTTGTTATATCCTGACCTGAACACAGGATACCTGTGACACGACCATTATCATCTGTAATGGGCTTTGAATACCATGATACTATGCGCTGCTCCTTCTGCTTTGTAAGAATAGGAGATTCATAATAATTTATCTCGTCACCATCATGGTCCAATGTGTCAAGGAGATGAGCTTCCATCTCAGAACAGCATTCATCAGGAATGAGATGTTCGAACAGGTTCTTACCCAGAACCTCCTCCTCTTCATAACCAAGTATCTCAAGTCCTCTCTTGTTTATGAGCTTGATAGTATTGTCCTCATCAAGGACCAGCATCATCACAGCTACAACATCGAGATAGTTCTGTGCCTGGTCACGTTCCTTTATCATGTTGTCCTGAAGGTCCTTTATGCGGAGTAAAGACTTGACCCTCATCTTCAGTTCAAGCCTGTCAACGGGTTTGGTCAGAAAATCATCAGCTCCTGCTTCCATACCTTTCAACCGGTCTTCCCTTCCGGACAAAGCAGTAACAAGGACCACCGGGATAAAACGTGTCTTTTCAGAGGATTTTATCTGATCACACACCTGATAGCCATTGAGTCCGGGCATCATAACATCCAGAAGTACAATATCAGGATTCTCCGCGTAGACAATACCCAGTGCTTCCTGTCCATCCAATGCGGAAAGGATTTCATAGTCCGTTTGAAGATAGGCCTGGAGCAGTTCAACATTCATCGGTTCATCATCTACAATAAGAACCCGGGGTTTATCAGATAGTGTCATGATCGAATTGTTTTAACTCTTTGCAGACAGACCGATCACGGTCCGTTGAGTAGCGCTGATCTTTGATAGTATAATATAAAGCGATATACCAAATAAATGATATATGTGACTTTGCGACTCCCCATAAGTTTTGTATTATACTTAAGGATTCCTAAGAAGTTCTGATGATGGACATAACATACCCGCTTCAGCAAAATTCCTGATCGTTCTTTGTTATTATCAGGCATAGGTACATCGTATCAAAGGGAATATATCCTTTTAAAGAATAAAGATGCTCAGAACGATTAATCCAATACCACTTTTCTGACAATGGGAACCTACCATGGCAAGCCAAAAGATGATAGTGAAGGATGTCATTAAGAAAGCAGACATTCTTCTTGAAGTAGTAGATGCACGATTTCCAAACGAGACAAGGAACAGCGAGATAGAACGGGAACTAAAACGTCTCAAAAAGCCATTCATCATAGTTCTCAACAAGTGTGACCTTGTACCGAAACAAAAAGTTGAGAAGGCAAGAACCCGTCTGGCAAGAATAGCACCTTCTGTGTTCGTATCCTCTAAAGAGAGGTTCGGAACCACCATGCTAAGACACAAGATACTGGAAGTCGCGGACATACAGGGACGTGACATAAAAGTGGGTTGCATAGGTTACCCGAATACCGGAAAATCCTCTGTGATCAACGGGGTTGCCGGAAGAGGTAAAGCTTCCACATCTGCGATATCGGGACACACAAAGGGCCTGCAGATAGTCAACGCAGGCTCAAGGATCGTTTTCCTGGATACACCCGGAGTCTTCCCGTTCGATGAACATGATGAGTACATACAGGGATTGCTTGGTGTCAAGGATTCCACACACCTGAAAGACCCCATAGGAGTTGCCATGAAGATCATCGAGAAACTTGTCGATGAGAACAAGGAGATACTTGAATCCGCCTACAAGGTGAACATCACGGATGAGAACTCCTATGATATACTCGAGATGATAGGCGAAAAATGCAATTTCCTGAAGAAGAAAGGATTGGTCGATGAGACCAGGGCTGCCGTCAGGATCATCAATGACTGGCAGAAAGGTGCACTTCTGGCAGAAGAGCTATAAGCCCATAAGTAATGATACATTGTATAGATCTCTAAAATGAGGTGCTGAAATGGTAGAGTGGAAAACCGATCTTGGTCTTGAAGGAAGGATGCTGTTCACCATGTTCCTGCTGGCTGCGGTCTATCTCGGATTCCTTGCATTCCTTACATATATGGGTACCCCTGCAGTGTTCATGCTATTGTTCATAGCATTGTTCATGGGAGCACAATACTACTATTCTGACAAGCTTGTCCTGTGGACCACAGGTGCACAGGTCGTTTCCGAGACAGAGGAACCGAAACTCCATGAGACCATTACCAGGCTCTGTGTGATAGCAGGCCTGCCAAAACCAACTGTTGCGGTTGTCAACACCTCTGTACCCAATGCCTTTGCAACAGGAAGGGGACCAAAGAGCGCGGTTGTTGCCGTGACCACCGGTCTTATGAACAGACTGGATCAGGGAGAGCTTGAAGCAGTACTTGCTCATGAACTGAGCCATGTTAAGAACAGGGATATGGCAGTACTGACAATTGCAAGTTTCATCTCCACACTTGCATTCTACATTGTGAGATACAGCTTCTATTTCGGAGGTTTTGGAGGCGGACGCAGGAACAATGGTGGTGCCTTGATAGCTATATGGATAGTTTCCATACTCGTATGGATCATCAGTTTCCTGCTGATACGTGCCCTCTCCAGATACAGAGAGTTCGCAGCGGACAGGGGTGCTGCGCTTATCACTGGAGAACCAGCAAATCTTATATCCGCCCTCAGGAAGATTAGTGGCACCATGGCCAAGGTCCCTACCGAAGATCTTCGTAAGGTTGAAGGAATGAACGCCTTTTTCATAATTCCTGCAATATCCGGTTCCATGATGAATCTGCTATCTACACACCCATCCATGGAAAAGAGGATAGCTGCACTTGAGAAGATACAGAGGGAGATCGAACTCTGATGGGTTTCCGTGATATGGTCAACTCAGTACTTGGAAGGAGCAAGGTCCCTGAAGCAAAGACAGACAGGCTGTTTGCCATATCCACTGCGGTCATAACACTTGAACTGGACCTGAACCTGAAACCCTCTGCAGTTGCAGGGATATGTTTCAAGGCAATGGACATGTCAAAATATGAGAACGCCAGAGGAGAGATAGAGCAACTCCTTCAGTTCAGCACTAAGGAAACAGGAACTGATTTTACCATTGAGAAGGATGAGTACAATTTCCTGTGGGTCATCCTGAAGGATAAGGACTTCGAGGACCTTGTGACCAATATACACATGATATCCCAGACACTTATAGAAGAGGGATTCGGCGAACAGATATTGTGCGCTGTCTACAGGTTCGAGAGTAAAGGGCCTGTATACTGGATATATAATTTCAAACAGGGAAGCTATTATCCATTCGCACCCCAGGGAAAGAGCAACAGGGACAACACCCTTGAACTCAGGTTGAAATCACTAATGGAAAAGGAACTTCCAATAGAAAAGGATGTGGGGAAATGGTATCCCCTCTGGAGCATGCCTTTTTAGATCTAGGCATAGACCAGTTTAAACATTCATATCCTGCTTTTAATCCTCGAATATCCCCACACCTGTAAAGACATCTTTCGCTTCTGCAAATGTAAGATCTGCAGGCGGAACGATGATATCCGATTCCACTATCAGTGAATCATCAAGCTGTTTTCCGCTATCCTTTATCTTTCCGATGAGGCTGGATAGTTCAAGTTTGTAACCCTCTTCATCATCCTGAGATACAAGTTCGACTATCCTGTTATCAATAACGTTCAGTTCATCAAAAAGAGCGCCTGGTACTTCATACTGGCCTTCACCAACTATCCTTATTATCATTTGCCTGCCTCCTTCCTGAGCTTCTCAAGTTCAAGATCCACACTGGACTCCGCACTTATCTTTGCAAGTTCCCTGTCGATATCATCGCCGCTGCTGGTAAGGTCATCGAGTGTACCTACCTCTATGAGCTCGTCAAGTGCTGATGCACGGGCCTTCATCTGATCGGTCTTGTTCTCAGCCCTTTCTATTGCCAGACCTACATCAGCCATCTCTTCACTGATGCCTGAAACGGATTCGTTTATCTTTACCTGTGCCTCGGCTGCGGAGTACTGGGCCTTGATGGTCTCCTTCTTTGTCCTGAACACCTCTACCTTGGTGGACAGACGTTTCTCGGCTGCAACAAGTTTCTCCTGTTCCTTTTCGAGGTCAGCGATCTGCTGGTCAAGACCCTGTATCTGGACCGTGAGACCACTCTTTCTCTCAAGTGCCAGGCGTGCCAGGTCTTCCCTGTCGACATTGATGGCTTCCCTTGCCTGTGCATCAAGTTTCTCTATGCTCTGTGATAGTTTTGAGCGCTGTAACTGAAGTCTTTTCTTGGATGTTGCAACCTCTGCAACACCCCGCTTTACATCCTGCAGCATTTCCAGCTGCCTCTCATAAGAATAATCCAGAGTCTCACGCGGATCTTCCATACGATCCACCAGTTTGTTCATCTTCGATCTGACCACTGTTCCCATCCTGTTGAATAAACCCATGTTATTCCTCCTGATAATATTAAATAAAGATATAAAGTGCAAACTTGCATAAATGCCTGACCCGAGCATAGCAGGTTCAGATAAATAGAAAGAATACATGATATCCCTTTTATAATCCGGATATTCTATGGAGACAGGGAAATGGCTAATTCATACAACAATGAGCACAACATATTCGAGAGTCAAAGGACTGCTGTTTTTGCCGATGTCCAGAACATGTTCTATTCTGCTAAGAATATCCATTCTGATACTCGTGTGGATTACAAGAAGTTACTTGCCACTGTACTGAAAGGCAGACCACTGGTAAGAGCCATAGCATATCTTGTGGAAACAGAAGATGTTGACCAGTCAGGATTCAAATACCAGTTAAGGAACTTCGGATGGGAGGTCAGGGCCAAGCAGCTTAAGATCAGACCTGATGGTTCCACCAAAGGTGACTGGGATATGGGAATCGCCATTGATGCAATAGCAATATCAGAAAAGGTTGACACCGTGGTACTCATCAGTGGTGACGGGGATTTCACCGCCCTTGTGGAACACCTCAAAGCTTGTGGTGTGCGGGTCGAAGTACACTCTTTCGAGAGGAATACAGCAGCAGAGCTGATTTCTTCGGCTACTGAATACTACCCGATAGATGAGAGCATACTGCGCAGAAAATAATGTGTAAACATTTTTGTCTGAGCGTAGCAACCATAAACCCATAAACAATGAAAAATAATCTATTTACATGTCAAGCAGGTATCAGATACCAGACCCTATCACCCTCATTCATCCGCGTTCATTGAAGAACCTGAACCACCATCTTCAGGAACTTGTTAAAGGCCGACTGTGGCTCAAGATCCTGATAGGAATGCTGCTGGGTATTGTCACCGGACTTATACTTGGACCATCGGCTGGCTATATAGAACCGAATATGTCATATACCATCGGGGAATGGCTGGCACTTCCCGGATATGTTTTCCTTGCACTCCTACAGATGATCGTGGTACCTCTTGTATTTGCATCAATTATCCGGGGAATTGCAGCTGGAGAGGACATGGAGCAACTGAAGAAAATCGGGCTCCGTACAGTCGGATATTTCCTTGTCACCACTGCTATCGCAATACTGATCGGACTGACACTTGCATTGACGATCGATCCCGGGACATACATTAGCAGTGAACTTGTTCAGGACACTATGAGCACTGATACAACGCAGGTTGATGACAGCACTCTTTCCACGCCCGAAGTATCCGAAGTTCCCGGAATGATTACCACCATACTTCCAACTAATCCACTTGGAGCACTTGCCACAGGACAGATGTTACAGGTGGTGATATTCTCCATAATAATAGGCGTGGCTCTTGTTTCCATGGCACCGAATCAGGCCAAACCTCTGCTGGAACTATTGGGTTCACTACAGGAAGTCAGCATGACCGTTGTAAGATGGAGCATGTTGCTGGCACCTATTGCGGTGTTCGGGCTCATCGCCAAGTTCACCCTGAATCTGGGAATCGACGCGCTGATGGGAATGCTCGTCTATGTTGGAACTGTACTTCTTGGACTGTTCCTTGTGCTTGTCATGTACATGATAATAATACTTGTAGTTACAAAGAAAAGTCCGATAAAATTCCTGAGGACAATAAATGATGTATTGTTGCTCGCTTTCTCAACATCCAGTTCTGCAGCGGTTATGCCACTCTCTATCAAGACAGCGGAAGAGAACATAGGCGTCAGACCTTCGATATCACAGTTCGTCATTCCACTCGGGGCTACAATAAACATGAACGGCACGGCACTTTACCAGAGTATAGCAGCCGTGTTCCTTGCACAGGCATTTGGCATCGACCTTGGATTCGGAGAACTGGTACTTATCATGATAACTGTGGTAGGAGCATCCATAGGTACGCCATCTACTCCCGGAGTAGGAATAGTTATCCTTGCTATGATCTTAAACAGTGTGGGAATACCAACTGCAGGTATCGCTCTTATAATAGGAGTTGACAGGATCCTTGACATGAGCCGTACTGCGGTCAATGTAACCGGTGACCTTGTAACATGTGTAATTATGGATAAATGGGTCAGCGGCAAAAAGACAGCTAATGAGGAGTTCATTGAAGTCGCGAACCGTGAGGCACAGAGAAGGGTACTCGGAGAGGATGTCATCGTAAACGGTGTCGAAGAACAATAGGTTTTTACATCTCTTTTTTCTATATGTGCCGTGCTTTGCGCGGTACCATATTACTTTTCCATGTTATGAACGTGAGGTCATAGAATCGCTATTGACCAGGGCATTCTTCAAAAAGTATAGCATAGATAGTCCTGTAAAAACTCTACTTTTCTACAGACCACAGATACACGCAGATAAACACAGATATAACTGACCATTATCTGCGTACATCTGCGGTCATAATTGGAAAAACATTGATAACTATGATTGCCATAGAGCCTTACGTAATTCCCAAAAACAAGAATCAAAAAACCAGAACTACAGAGCAGTTGCTCTGAGGTGATAGAAAGCCAGTAAAAAGAAGATAAGTTGTATGAGTGAGTTGGCAGCGTTCTATAGTTCCCAAAGACTCTCGTACTTAAGTACAGTATAGGACGCAGGCGGACTTATCTTCTGTGTTCGGGATGGGTACAGGAATTGCCCCGCCGCTATGGCCGCCAAACTCTCTCATGATGAAGGTAAACGTAAAGCCAAGATCCGGATTCGAACCGGAATGGAATCGCTCTGCAGGCGATTGCGTAGCCGCTCCGCCATCTTGGCAATGAGCGATTGATGAACGGATTCATACTATTTATACATTACCTTAGATAACGTGTATATTAACATGCACATATCAGATTTCGCCTGGACAAAGCAAGACGGACAGGCACGGATTTTTAGTAGCCGCGGACTGAACACCTCGTTGCCTTGGTGCGTACATCCCGACCCTATCAAACCGGTCTTATACCGGGATCCTTAAAGTGGTCTCTTTTCAAGTCAGATTTCGAGCTTAGATGCATTCAGCTCTTATTCCTTAGCGCGTAGCTGCTCAGCAGTGCCCTGTCGGACAACTGATACACCAGTGGCGCCGCTACTCTGTTCCTCTCGTACTAAAAGTAGCTTACCCTCAGACCACAGACACCTCTAGTAGATAGTAACCGACCTGTCTCACGACGGTCTAAACCCAGCTCACGATCTCCTTTAATAGGCGAACAACCTCACCCTTGGCCGCTGCTGCACGGCCAGGATGGAAAGAACCGACATCGAAGTAGCAAGCTGCCGGGTCGATATGTGCTCTTGCCGGCAACAACTCAATTATCCCCGGGGTAACTTTTCTGTCATTTTTGGCTCGCACCAAGCGAGCTCAAAAGTTCGCTAGAACCGACTTTCGTCTCGTCATCCACTACTGTGCTGAATAACGTCAGGCTGACTTATGCTCTTACACTCTTCAGTGGGTTTCCGACCCACTTGAGTCAACCTTTGTGCGCCCTTGATATCTTTTCAAGGGCGTCCCGCCCCAGGCAAACTGCCCACCTATCGGGGTCCTCTTCTCAGAGTAAGGGCCGTAATTTCAGAAGGGTAGTGTCCCAATGGCGACTCCATCGATGCTGGCGCACCGACTTCGACGTCTCCTACCTACACTGTACATCCAAAATCACAACCCAACGACAGGCTGCAGTAAAGCTCCACGGGGTCTTCACTTCCCCCTAGAGGTCTCTAGACTGTGCACTAGAAAGTAAGCTTCACCGGACTCTGGCTAGGGA containing:
- a CDS encoding NYN domain-containing protein, producing MANSYNNEHNIFESQRTAVFADVQNMFYSAKNIHSDTRVDYKKLLATVLKGRPLVRAIAYLVETEDVDQSGFKYQLRNFGWEVRAKQLKIRPDGSTKGDWDMGIAIDAIAISEKVDTVVLISGDGDFTALVEHLKACGVRVEVHSFERNTAAELISSATEYYPIDESILRRK
- the htpX gene encoding zinc metalloprotease HtpX gives rise to the protein MVEWKTDLGLEGRMLFTMFLLAAVYLGFLAFLTYMGTPAVFMLLFIALFMGAQYYYSDKLVLWTTGAQVVSETEEPKLHETITRLCVIAGLPKPTVAVVNTSVPNAFATGRGPKSAVVAVTTGLMNRLDQGELEAVLAHELSHVKNRDMAVLTIASFISTLAFYIVRYSFYFGGFGGGRRNNGGALIAIWIVSILVWIISFLLIRALSRYREFAADRGAALITGEPANLISALRKISGTMAKVPTEDLRKVEGMNAFFIIPAISGSMMNLLSTHPSMEKRIAALEKIQREIEL
- a CDS encoding nucleoside deaminase, producing the protein MDKFMQTAIEEAKKGLEEGGIPIGSVLVKDGKIIGRGHNRRVQHDDPLAHAEIDCIRSAGRIGKYAGTTIYSTLMPCYLCAGAIVQFGIKKVIAGESKTFDGAAEFMKEHGVEVIDLDIDECKMIMKAFIQERPEIWNEDIGK
- a CDS encoding PspA/IM30 family protein — protein: MGLFNRMGTVVRSKMNKLVDRMEDPRETLDYSYERQLEMLQDVKRGVAEVATSKKRLQLQRSKLSQSIEKLDAQAREAINVDREDLARLALERKSGLTVQIQGLDQQIADLEKEQEKLVAAEKRLSTKVEVFRTKKETIKAQYSAAEAQVKINESVSGISEEMADVGLAIERAENKTDQMKARASALDELIEVGTLDDLTSSGDDIDRELAKISAESSVDLELEKLRKEAGK
- a CDS encoding dicarboxylate/amino acid:cation symporter, giving the protein MSSRYQIPDPITLIHPRSLKNLNHHLQELVKGRLWLKILIGMLLGIVTGLILGPSAGYIEPNMSYTIGEWLALPGYVFLALLQMIVVPLVFASIIRGIAAGEDMEQLKKIGLRTVGYFLVTTAIAILIGLTLALTIDPGTYISSELVQDTMSTDTTQVDDSTLSTPEVSEVPGMITTILPTNPLGALATGQMLQVVIFSIIIGVALVSMAPNQAKPLLELLGSLQEVSMTVVRWSMLLAPIAVFGLIAKFTLNLGIDALMGMLVYVGTVLLGLFLVLVMYMIIILVVTKKSPIKFLRTINDVLLLAFSTSSSAAVMPLSIKTAEENIGVRPSISQFVIPLGATINMNGTALYQSIAAVFLAQAFGIDLGFGELVLIMITVVGASIGTPSTPGVGIVILAMILNSVGIPTAGIALIIGVDRILDMSRTAVNVTGDLVTCVIMDKWVSGKKTANEEFIEVANREAQRRVLGEDVIVNGVEEQ
- a CDS encoding GTPase → MASQKMIVKDVIKKADILLEVVDARFPNETRNSEIERELKRLKKPFIIVLNKCDLVPKQKVEKARTRLARIAPSVFVSSKERFGTTMLRHKILEVADIQGRDIKVGCIGYPNTGKSSVINGVAGRGKASTSAISGHTKGLQIVNAGSRIVFLDTPGVFPFDEHDEYIQGLLGVKDSTHLKDPIGVAMKIIEKLVDENKEILESAYKVNITDENSYDILEMIGEKCNFLKKKGLVDETRAAVRIINDWQKGALLAEEL
- a CDS encoding PAS domain S-box protein yields the protein MTLSDKPRVLIVDDEPMNVELLQAYLQTDYEILSALDGQEALGIVYAENPDIVLLDVMMPGLNGYQVCDQIKSSEKTRFIPVVLVTALSGREDRLKGMEAGADDFLTKPVDRLELKMRVKSLLRIKDLQDNMIKERDQAQNYLDVVAVMMLVLDEDNTIKLINKRGLEILGYEEEEVLGKNLFEHLIPDECCSEMEAHLLDTLDHDGDEINYYESPILTKQKEQRIVSWYSKPITDDNGRVTGILCSGQDITKRKKAEEKLKEQTGAMEASVDGMCIMDRNGVYTYVNHAHASIFGYDDPAELIGKSWELLYDEHEKERFIDEILPEFYSKGEWKGELLGRKKDGNSFFQEVSITALDHGMVSVVRDVSERKEVEAKLNQYASELKSSNELKDLFTDILSHDLLNPAGIIKGFTDMLLHDESDESKLHKLHLIDNNASRLIEMIESAAKFARLEDIDKLEFKPMDLNGIIRNVVEELQPQLMAKDILLDMRLDDPHPAVLNPLVDGVFVNFISNAIKYGPSNSAVSIDIMDAGDEWKVSVTDSGEGIPEKDKELIFDRFSRLTEKKKAVKGSGLGLAIAKRIVELHGGRIGVEDNPAGKGSVFWATVKKA